Proteins from a single region of Bos javanicus breed banteng chromosome 25, ARS-OSU_banteng_1.0, whole genome shotgun sequence:
- the TMEM114 gene encoding transmembrane protein 114 isoform X1, with the protein MRVHLGALAGAAALTGALSFVLLAAAIGTDFWYIIDTERLERGGPGARGPAGANNRSQLEPLSSHSGLWRTCRVQSPCAPLMNPFWQENVTVSDSSRQLLTMHGTFVILLPLSLILMVFGGMTGFLSFLLRASCLLLLTGTLFLFGALVTLAGISVYIAYSAAAFQEALCLLQEKTLLDQVDIRFGWSLALGWVSCVAELLTGATFLVAARVLSLRRRQDQAI; encoded by the exons ATGCGGGTGCACCTGGGCGCGCTGGCCGGCGCGGCGGCGCTGACCGGGGCGCTCAGCTTCGTGCTCCTGGCGGCGGCCATCGGCACCGACTTCTGGTACATCATCGACACCGAGCGCCTGGAGCGGGGCGGCCCAGGGGCGCGGGGCCCGGCGGGGGCCAACAACCGCAGCCAGCTCGAGCCTCTGAGCTCGCACTCCGGCCTCTGGCGGACCTGCCGGG TCCAGAGCCCGTGCGCGCCGCTGATGAACCCCTTCTGGCAGGAGAACGTGACCGTCAGCGACTCGAGCCGGCAACTTCTCA CCATGCATGGGACATTCGTGATTCTGCTGCCGCTCAGCCTGATCCTTATGGTTTTCGGGGGCATGACGGGCTTTCTGAGCTTCCTCCTGCGAGCCTCCTGCCTCCTTCTGCTCACGGGGACCCTCTTCCTCTTTGGAG CCCTGGTGACCCTCGCCGGCATCAGCGTCTACATCGCCTACTCAGCCGCTGCCTTCCAGGAGGCGCTGTGTCTTCTGCAGGAGAAGACACTGCTGGACCAGGTGGACATCCGCTTCGGCTGGTCCCTGGCCCTGGGCTGGGTCAGCTGCGTTGCCGAGCTGCTCACCGGGGCCACCTTCCTGGTGGCGGCCCGTGTGCTCAGCCTGAGACGGCGGCAGGACCAGGCCATCTGA